A single Notoacmeibacter ruber DNA region contains:
- a CDS encoding SGNH/GDSL hydrolase family protein — protein MQRRADIVSGATSPDGIEPPSRPGPGRYGPWAGPLSILSLPVYVWQGVGMRRRSVRLSPPPGPIEGRFPGDAPEICLLVLGDSSVQAVGANRQEEGLAYNMAESLARLSGRAVRWRAAGFNSATVPQLTRVVLPHLEPRDFTHIVLSAGVNDAKNWHGARRFKRDFGEMIYALRARFTGAQLFWNPIFDFRLVPALPQPLATVLDMRADLLTRKARHLCRERGMSVLPEITNVQSSGFSRDGFHAGPLGYQLMGTQMAKHILRAENATDDPGAAN, from the coding sequence GTGCAAAGACGTGCCGACATCGTCAGCGGAGCGACGAGTCCAGACGGTATCGAGCCGCCGTCTCGCCCTGGGCCGGGGCGTTATGGGCCATGGGCCGGCCCGCTCTCCATTCTGAGCCTGCCCGTCTATGTCTGGCAGGGCGTCGGCATGCGCCGGCGCAGCGTGCGGCTTTCGCCACCGCCCGGACCGATCGAGGGGCGCTTTCCGGGCGATGCTCCGGAAATCTGCCTCCTTGTCCTGGGTGACAGCTCTGTCCAGGCGGTCGGTGCCAACCGGCAGGAAGAGGGGCTGGCCTATAACATGGCCGAAAGCCTTGCGCGATTGAGCGGGCGGGCTGTCCGATGGCGTGCCGCCGGCTTCAACTCGGCAACGGTCCCCCAACTGACGCGAGTGGTCCTGCCGCATCTGGAGCCGCGCGACTTTACGCACATTGTCCTGTCTGCCGGGGTGAACGATGCCAAGAACTGGCATGGCGCCAGACGCTTCAAGCGTGATTTCGGCGAGATGATCTACGCCTTGCGGGCGAGGTTTACCGGTGCGCAGCTCTTCTGGAATCCGATCTTCGACTTCCGTCTTGTGCCAGCCCTGCCGCAACCCTTGGCTACGGTTCTCGACATGAGGGCGGATCTTCTGACGCGTAAGGCGCGCCATCTCTGTCGCGAACGGGGCATGAGCGTCTTGCCGGAGATCACCAATGTTCAATCCTCCGGGTTCTCCCGAGACGGTTTCCACGCCGGACCGCTTGGCTATCAGCTTATGGGGACGCAGATGGCCAAGCACATATTGCGTGCCGAGAATGCAACGGATGATCCGGGTGCGGCAAATTAG
- a CDS encoding MarC family protein, which translates to MWDSIDFASLFREFITIAVVVDPVGTIPVFLAATVGMRAVTRRRIAIRAVLTAGGVLLFFLVLGQIVLETLGLALGTFQIAGGIVLFLFALTMIFGQSKAELELESMEESSRIDRARDKAVFPLAIPSIASPGAMLAVVILTDNHRTSLVEQTVTAGLLMGVLLLTLLLLLAAGPIQRWIGTAGASLVSRVMGIILSTVAVDAVLKGLAVMGLVSLDA; encoded by the coding sequence ATGTGGGACTCGATCGATTTCGCGAGCCTCTTTCGCGAGTTCATCACCATTGCCGTGGTTGTCGATCCCGTCGGCACGATTCCCGTCTTTCTGGCTGCAACCGTTGGTATGCGTGCCGTCACGCGGCGCCGGATCGCGATCCGCGCCGTCCTGACCGCTGGCGGCGTGCTGCTCTTCTTTCTGGTTCTCGGCCAGATCGTTCTGGAGACGCTGGGACTGGCGCTTGGAACGTTCCAGATTGCAGGAGGAATTGTCCTCTTCCTTTTCGCGCTGACCATGATCTTCGGCCAGTCGAAGGCCGAACTCGAACTGGAAAGCATGGAGGAAAGTTCGCGGATCGATCGGGCCCGCGACAAGGCCGTGTTTCCTCTGGCCATTCCGTCCATCGCGTCCCCTGGTGCCATGCTTGCGGTGGTGATCCTGACCGATAATCATCGTACATCGCTCGTCGAACAGACCGTGACGGCCGGTCTTCTGATGGGCGTCCTTCTCCTGACGCTTCTTCTCCTTCTGGCTGCGGGGCCGATCCAAAGATGGATCGGGACGGCGGGGGCCTCTCTGGTCAGCCGCGTCATGGGCATCATTCTATCCACCGTCGCCGTGGATGCCGTGCTGAAGGGGCTTGCCGTGATGGGGCTCGTCTCACTGGACGCCTAG
- a CDS encoding SGNH/GDSL hydrolase family protein — translation MKGWDAMRRGRNYQYRIVSEAGLRPSAEPRGRHGRLPRLLSDLTFPLYVVQGMWTRLRTPRLSPPPGRTGGRFAGHGAEISLLVIGDSTVHGIGTERQDDTLTPSIARRLRDMTARPVRWRANGFNGSVMREITDYVVPNIPHGGWSHVLLSVGHNDAKNFHSRRRFERDLTRLIFAVKARFPDARIYWGSLLDFRKMPNLPEPLATIMDLRADTLSRIGWKVCREQGVTVLPAIDLVLPDHFSCDGFHAGPVGYNVWARHIAECLARSEFAPPRPQPVRDEEMATDDAGERPAVPSL, via the coding sequence ATGAAGGGCTGGGACGCGATGCGGCGAGGCCGCAACTATCAATATCGGATCGTCAGTGAAGCCGGGTTGCGCCCATCCGCCGAGCCCCGGGGCCGCCATGGCCGGTTGCCACGCCTTCTGTCCGATCTGACATTTCCCCTCTATGTCGTGCAGGGCATGTGGACCCGTCTGCGGACGCCGCGCCTTTCGCCGCCTCCGGGACGCACCGGTGGCCGCTTTGCTGGTCACGGCGCCGAAATCTCGCTCCTCGTCATCGGCGACAGCACCGTGCATGGGATAGGCACGGAGCGACAGGACGACACGCTGACCCCCTCGATCGCGCGGCGGTTGCGCGACATGACCGCTCGGCCCGTCCGATGGCGCGCCAACGGCTTCAACGGCTCGGTCATGCGGGAGATTACGGATTATGTGGTGCCGAATATTCCGCATGGCGGCTGGTCTCATGTGCTTCTGTCGGTCGGGCACAACGACGCCAAGAATTTTCACAGCCGCAGACGGTTCGAACGCGATCTGACCCGCCTGATCTTCGCGGTGAAAGCACGCTTTCCCGATGCGCGCATCTATTGGGGTTCGCTTCTGGATTTTCGCAAGATGCCGAACCTGCCGGAGCCGCTGGCTACCATCATGGATCTACGGGCCGATACCCTGTCACGTATCGGATGGAAGGTCTGTCGGGAGCAGGGCGTCACCGTCCTGCCGGCCATCGATCTGGTCTTGCCCGATCATTTCTCTTGCGACGGCTTTCATGCCGGTCCGGTCGGCTACAATGTATGGGCAAGGCATATTGCGGAATGCTTGGCGCGTTCAGAGTTTGCTCCGCCTCGTCCGCAGCCGGTAAGAGACGAGGAGATGGCAACAGACGATGCCGGCGAGCGCCCGGCCGTTCCGTCGCTGTAA
- a CDS encoding LysE family transporter: MTGIATVFLLTLLAAMLPGPDFAVVSRNALMSGRRAGIMTAAGIGLALLIHAGYAIAGVGVAVSQSIVLFNVLKWIGAAYLVFIGLSMIRHAKAARGTLVDADAALEPMAPMKALRWGFFTNVTNVKATFFTLSIYTQVATPETPLALQLAFGATTATTAFLWFTVVSLFFARPSVRRAFLALRVWMERIFGVVIAGFGITLAFARQPG, from the coding sequence ATGACCGGAATTGCCACTGTTTTCCTTCTTACACTCTTGGCGGCGATGCTGCCGGGGCCTGATTTCGCCGTCGTCTCGCGCAATGCGCTGATGAGCGGGCGGCGCGCCGGCATCATGACGGCGGCGGGGATCGGTCTGGCGCTTCTCATTCACGCCGGTTACGCCATTGCAGGTGTGGGCGTCGCCGTTAGCCAGTCCATCGTTCTGTTCAACGTTCTGAAGTGGATCGGCGCGGCCTATCTGGTTTTTATTGGTCTCTCGATGATCCGCCACGCAAAAGCCGCGCGCGGTACGCTGGTCGACGCCGATGCTGCGCTCGAGCCAATGGCGCCCATGAAGGCCCTGCGGTGGGGCTTCTTCACCAATGTTACGAATGTGAAGGCGACCTTCTTCACGCTGTCGATCTATACGCAGGTCGCCACGCCCGAAACGCCGTTGGCTCTTCAACTGGCGTTCGGTGCAACGACAGCCACGACCGCATTTCTCTGGTTCACCGTCGTGTCGCTTTTCTTTGCGCGTCCTTCCGTCCGGCGCGCTTTTCTGGCCCTTCGCGTCTGGATGGAGCGCATCTTCGGTGTCGTGATCGCCGGCTTCGGCATTACGCTCGCTTTTGCGCGTCAGCCGGGTTGA
- the gap gene encoding type I glyceraldehyde-3-phosphate dehydrogenase gives MTLRIAINGFGRIGRNVVRAIYESGRTDVDIIAINDLGPVETNAHLMRYDSVHGAFPKAVEVDGDTIKIEGGDSFKVLSERDPKALPWGDLGIDVVMECTGIFTARDKAAMHLEAGAKRVLVSAPASGADKTIVYGVNHDTLTKDDVVVSNASCTTNCLSPVAKVLNDTIGIQKGMMTTIHSYTGDQPTLDTMHKDLYRARAAAMSMIPTSTGAAKAVGLVLPELNGKLDGFAMRVPTPNVSVVDLKFIADKSTSVEEINHAIRKAADGDLKGVLAYTDEKLVSVDFNHNPHSSIFHMDQTKVMDGTFCSILSWYDNEWGFSNRMTDTAIAMGKLI, from the coding sequence ATGACGCTTCGTATTGCTATTAACGGATTTGGCCGCATCGGCCGCAACGTTGTCCGCGCCATTTATGAGAGCGGTCGTACCGATGTAGACATCATTGCCATCAACGATCTCGGACCGGTCGAAACGAACGCGCACCTGATGCGCTACGACAGCGTTCACGGCGCGTTTCCGAAGGCTGTCGAAGTCGATGGCGACACCATCAAGATCGAGGGCGGCGACAGCTTCAAGGTGCTCTCCGAGCGCGACCCGAAGGCTCTGCCGTGGGGCGACCTCGGCATCGACGTGGTGATGGAGTGCACCGGCATCTTCACGGCGCGCGACAAGGCCGCCATGCACCTCGAAGCCGGCGCCAAGCGTGTTCTGGTCTCGGCACCGGCATCGGGCGCCGACAAGACGATCGTCTACGGTGTCAATCATGACACGCTGACCAAGGACGACGTTGTCGTCTCCAATGCCTCCTGCACGACTAACTGCCTCTCGCCGGTCGCCAAGGTCCTGAACGACACGATCGGCATCCAGAAGGGTATGATGACGACGATCCACTCCTACACGGGTGATCAGCCGACGCTCGACACGATGCATAAGGATCTTTACCGCGCCCGCGCGGCCGCCATGAGCATGATCCCGACTTCGACCGGCGCCGCCAAGGCCGTCGGCCTCGTTCTGCCCGAGCTGAACGGCAAGCTGGACGGTTTCGCCATGCGCGTGCCGACCCCCAATGTCTCGGTCGTCGATCTGAAGTTCATTGCCGACAAGTCGACCAGCGTCGAAGAGATCAACCATGCGATCCGCAAGGCAGCCGATGGCGACCTCAAGGGCGTTCTGGCCTATACGGACGAAAAGCTTGTTTCGGTCGACTTCAACCACAATCCGCATTCCTCGATCTTCCACATGGATCAGACCAAGGTGATGGATGGAACGTTCTGTTCGATCCTGTCCTGGTACGACAATGAATGGGGCTTCTCGAATCGTATGACCGATACGGCCATTGCGATGGGCAAGCTGATCTGA
- a CDS encoding phosphoglycerate kinase — translation MNFKTLDDLSDISGKRALVRVDLNVPMKDGRVTDATRIERVAPTIEELSGEGAKVILLAHFGRPKGKVVPEMSLKPVASAVEEVLDYRVHFATLDEAEDAISKMANGDILLLENTRYESGEEKNEPELAARYASLGDLYINDAFSAAHRAHASTEGLAHKLPSYAGRTMQAELEALQKGLGNPERPVLAIVGGAKVSTKIDLLMNLVKNVDAIVVGGGMANTFLAARGVDVQASLCEKELGQTAREIEMEAAQSGCAIVLPTDAVVAAEFKAGAESQTVAVDAVPEGQMILDAGPQSVDKVKDWISRAKTLIWNGPLGAFEIEPFDIATVESARFAAQRTEAGELVSVAGGGDTVAALNQAGVADDFTYVSTAGGAFLEWMEGKDLPGVQALADSKG, via the coding sequence ATGAATTTCAAGACTTTGGACGATTTGAGCGACATCTCTGGCAAGCGCGCTCTCGTGCGCGTCGACCTCAATGTGCCGATGAAGGATGGGCGCGTGACCGACGCGACACGCATCGAGCGCGTTGCCCCGACGATCGAGGAATTGTCCGGCGAGGGTGCCAAGGTCATCCTGCTTGCCCATTTCGGACGTCCGAAGGGCAAGGTCGTGCCGGAGATGAGCCTCAAGCCTGTGGCCTCGGCCGTCGAGGAAGTTCTCGATTACCGGGTTCACTTCGCAACTCTGGACGAGGCGGAAGACGCCATTTCAAAGATGGCCAATGGCGATATTCTGCTGCTGGAAAACACCCGTTACGAGTCGGGTGAAGAAAAGAACGAGCCGGAACTGGCGGCGCGCTATGCCTCGCTCGGCGATCTTTACATCAACGATGCCTTTTCTGCTGCCCACCGGGCGCACGCCTCGACCGAGGGCCTCGCGCACAAGCTGCCATCCTATGCCGGCCGCACGATGCAGGCGGAGCTGGAAGCGCTGCAGAAAGGTCTCGGTAACCCGGAGCGGCCGGTGCTGGCGATCGTGGGCGGAGCCAAGGTCTCCACCAAGATCGATTTGCTGATGAACCTTGTGAAAAATGTGGACGCCATCGTTGTCGGTGGCGGCATGGCCAATACGTTTCTGGCGGCGCGGGGCGTCGATGTTCAGGCGTCACTCTGCGAAAAGGAGTTGGGCCAGACCGCTCGCGAGATCGAAATGGAAGCGGCCCAGTCGGGTTGCGCGATCGTCCTGCCGACCGATGCGGTGGTCGCAGCGGAATTCAAGGCCGGGGCGGAGAGCCAGACCGTAGCGGTCGACGCCGTGCCGGAAGGGCAAATGATCCTCGATGCGGGACCGCAAAGTGTCGACAAGGTGAAGGACTGGATTTCCCGTGCCAAGACGCTGATCTGGAACGGACCGCTCGGCGCGTTCGAGATCGAACCCTTCGATATTGCCACGGTGGAATCGGCACGCTTTGCCGCCCAGCGGACCGAGGCCGGTGAACTGGTGTCGGTCGCCGGTGGCGGCGATACGGTCGCCGCGCTCAACCAGGCCGGCGTTGCCGACGATTTCACCTATGTATCCACCGCTGGTGGCGCTTTCCTGGAATGGATGGAAGGTAAGGATCTTCCGGGCGTTCAGGCGTTGGCGGACAGCAAGGGCTGA